From one Planococcus citri chromosome 3, ihPlaCitr1.1, whole genome shotgun sequence genomic stretch:
- the LOC135839968 gene encoding uncharacterized protein LOC135839968 — MCNFNNLIFFGVILLICASTGNCLKCYNCTTSDDKSGCDQPTVVEQNDTDSEKQVCLTIEYTRSNDSSSKFTMKKIFGLSPEKNITEACELFKNILNIAESVKVLQKEQVSKVMGKCDPCNTDLCNAPPASPQQPSSTSTPGTSSSSISIRLQQSSIGFAMAGIWLNFYKMHFL; from the exons ATgtgtaatttcaataatttgatattttttggagtgattttGTTGATTTGTGCATCGACAG gaaattgtttgaaatgttaTAATTGCACGACATCGGATGATAAATCTGGTTGTGATCAGCCAACTGTTGTAGAACAAAATGATACGGATTCTGAAAAACAAGTGTGCCTTACAATTGAGTACACCAGATCAAATG attCTAGctcaaaattcaccatgaagAAAATATTCGGCCTATCTCCAGAAAAGAATATTACCGAGGCTTGCGAATTATTCAAGAATATTTTAAATATCGCTGAAAGTGTTAAGGTGTTACAGAAAGAGCAAGTGTCAAAAGTTATGGGTAAATGTGATCCTTGTAATACAGATCTATGTAATGCTCCTCCGGCATCACCCCAGCAGCCTTCGTCTACTTCGACACCGGGAACTTCTTCATCCAGCATTTCCATACGACTTCAACAGTCAAGTATTGGATTCGCAATGGCAGGAATAtggttaaatttttacaaaatgcattttttgtag